GTTAATCTCTGTCAATGAGCCACAACCCGGTGACCAAAGTACTTTTCTCCTGTTACAAGCTATTGCAATATCTTCTCTTAAAGAAGGTGTAACGATAAAGTTTGCTCCCATCTGCATAAACATTGAGGCCGCCGCCGCGTCTGTTATAGAGCCCACTCCCATTATCATTCCCGGGAGTTCTTTTATTGCAAATTTGTTCAGTTCTAAAAATACCTCAAAGGCAAAGTCGCCCCTAGCCGTAAACTCCAGTAACCGTGACCCGCCATCATAACAAGCCTTCAATACTTTTTTACCAAGTTCAATATCTGGATGATAGAACAACGGAACCATTCCGTTGTCCTGCATCACCTGTATTACTTCCAATCTTGAATATTGTGCCATAAGTTATCGTTATCTAGCTACTCTTCCTGAAGCATCACCACCCATTAACTTCTCTACTTCTGAAACTGTTACCAAGTTTGCATCTCCTTTTATGGTATGCTTCAAACAAGAAGCGGCAACGGCAAAGTTTAATGCGTTCTGGTCATCCTCAGGATATTTCAGCAACCCATAAATCAGTCCACCCATAAACGAGTCTCCTCCTCCAACTCTATCAACAATATGGGTTATTTGATATTCTGGGGATTTGAACATGGTCTTTCCGTCATAAAGCACGCCTGCCCATGTATTGTGGGAAGCCGATATGGAACCTCTTAAGGTAGTTATCACTTTTTTTGCCTTTGGGAATTTTTCCATCATTTGGGTACAGACCGATAAGAATGCTTCGGCCTTTACATGCTCCCCTTGTGTGGTTATATCCAATCCTTCTGGTTTGATACCAAAATGTTTCTCGGCATCTTCCTCGTTCCCAAGAACAATATCACAGTAGGATGTAAGCTCGGTCATTATCGCCTCGCGGTCTCCTCCATAATTCCATAATTTAGCACGATAGTTCAAATCTGTGGAAATAGTAATACCTAAATCACTAGCAGCTTTTACGGCTTCTAGGCAAACATCAGCTGCTCCTTGAGAAATGGCAGGGGTTATTCCTGTCCAATGGAACCATTCAACACCTTCAAAAACACTGTTCCAATCGATCATCCCCTTTTCAATTTCCGAGATTGCCGAGTGAGCTCTGTCATAGACAACCTTACTGCCTCTGCTAACCGCTCCGGTCTCCAAGAAATAAATACCCAAACGGTCTCCTCCGTATACAATTTTATCTGTACCCACTCCCCTTTTTCGCATCTCCATCAAGGCACAGTGCCCTATATCATTGTCAGGAAGGCGGGTCACAAAATCTACTGGAACTCCATAATTGGCCAAGGATACTGCTACATTGGACTCTCCTCCTCCATATACAACATCAAAGGTGTTGGTCTGGGAAAACCTTAAAAATCCCGGAGGCGCCAAACGCAGCATAATCTCTCCAAAGGTCACTACTTTTTTCATTATATAATTTTAATTTTTTGATTTGCTATATTTTGGCATGGTTAAACGATAAACCATTAAGTTATCTCTATAATTCAACCAGTAACCAGTGGTTAAGTTTCTTTAAAACATAAAAAAGTCACTGCTTGTGGAATCTTCAATCCATAAAAGTACATCACATAGAGCATTCAGCACATGATTTACATCACAAAAATTCTCTTAATACAGTACGTTTAAATTCCCAACCCTTGTCCACCTGTTACTTGGATAGTTTCAGCAGTCAAGAAAGCAGCATTATCGCTGACCAGAAAGGAAACAACAGCAGCTACATCTTCTGGCTCTCCTAATCGACCCAATAAAATATTGTTCTTCCAAGACGCAAATACTTCGGGTTTAGTGGATTTTATCTGGGTATGAAACGGCGTATCAATTGTACCGGGAGATACTGCGTTCACTCTAATACCATATTCTGCAAGGTCTTTCGCCAAAGCCCTGGTAATGGCATGTACCGCTGCTTTGGACGTCCCATAAACACCTGCACCAGGCCCTCCTGCATTCCAACCGGCAATCGAGGTATAATTGATTATGGAAGCGTTTTCCCCTTTTTTCAGATATGGGATGGCAGCCCTTGAACAGAAAAAGGTCGAATCAAGATTTAATGCCATTACACCTCTATAAAATTCGGTGGTCATATCTTCGAATCGGGATCTTCCTCCCAAGCCCCCAGCATTGTTAATAAGGACATCTATTTTACCGTATTTTTCTCCAATTTTATTAATATTTGAAGTCACCGCTTCCTCATTGGTAACATCAAAACCATAGTACTCAGCCGTAATACCTTCGGCAGTAAGTTCTTTTACTCTTTCAACCCCGGCTTCATCTTCTATACCATTTAGAATTACGGTATATCCGTCTTTACCAAGCCTTTTAGCTACTTGAAAGCCTATACCTCCTGTAGCACCTGTTACTACGGCAACTTTTCCGTTTAAATCACTCATCACTATTTACTATTTTAATTTGTATTCTGATTATTAAATTTCTACTGATTGAATTTTTCTTGCAAAGAAATAAATGGCCGCTACTCCAAGAGGGACAAATACTGCTATCGCTATAAAAATGGGGGTGTATGAAAATTTATCAACAACCAAAGGCACAAGGAAATTCATGACAATTACAGAGAATACTCCGATCATTCCACCTAATCCGGCCAAGGAACCTACAGATTTTCCACTAAAGAAGTC
The nucleotide sequence above comes from Flagellimonas sp. HMM57. Encoded proteins:
- a CDS encoding SDR family NAD(P)-dependent oxidoreductase → MSDLNGKVAVVTGATGGIGFQVAKRLGKDGYTVILNGIEDEAGVERVKELTAEGITAEYYGFDVTNEEAVTSNINKIGEKYGKIDVLINNAGGLGGRSRFEDMTTEFYRGVMALNLDSTFFCSRAAIPYLKKGENASIINYTSIAGWNAGGPGAGVYGTSKAAVHAITRALAKDLAEYGIRVNAVSPGTIDTPFHTQIKSTKPEVFASWKNNILLGRLGEPEDVAAVVSFLVSDNAAFLTAETIQVTGGQGLGI
- a CDS encoding sugar kinase, with product MKKVVTFGEIMLRLAPPGFLRFSQTNTFDVVYGGGESNVAVSLANYGVPVDFVTRLPDNDIGHCALMEMRKRGVGTDKIVYGGDRLGIYFLETGAVSRGSKVVYDRAHSAISEIEKGMIDWNSVFEGVEWFHWTGITPAISQGAADVCLEAVKAASDLGITISTDLNYRAKLWNYGGDREAIMTELTSYCDIVLGNEEDAEKHFGIKPEGLDITTQGEHVKAEAFLSVCTQMMEKFPKAKKVITTLRGSISASHNTWAGVLYDGKTMFKSPEYQITHIVDRVGGGDSFMGGLIYGLLKYPEDDQNALNFAVAASCLKHTIKGDANLVTVSEVEKLMGGDASGRVAR
- a CDS encoding bifunctional 4-hydroxy-2-oxoglutarate aldolase/2-dehydro-3-deoxy-phosphogluconate aldolase; translation: MAQYSRLEVIQVMQDNGMVPLFYHPDIELGKKVLKACYDGGSRLLEFTARGDFAFEVFLELNKFAIKELPGMIMGVGSITDAAAASMFMQMGANFIVTPSLREDIAIACNRRKVLWSPGCGSLTEINRAEELGCELVKLFPGSTYGPGFVKAIKGPQPWTSIMPTGGVSTEEDNLKGWFDAGVTCVGMGSKLISKTILEKQDFEGLKELVEKTLRTIQNIKS